In Methanosphaera sp. ISO3-F5, a genomic segment contains:
- a CDS encoding Ig-like domain repeat protein: MPATKYTZSVTITGTLKDKNXKTLXNQNIXLNINGKTVTXKTDKNGAYSYKHXTNKVGTNNLTVTFAGNNNYNSANTXTTFTVNKQDTTITLNNIKSTYTSNATITGKLTTXDGKILANQNXXLNINGKTXTXKTDKNGIFTYKYQTNKVGTNNITXTYXGNXNYQGTXLXKTFTVSKLDLKITINKITTVAYGEKIIIKGTFKDKNGKILGNSKLKLNINGKTXTIKVNKNGXFTYKHTTXKVGTNNITITHXGTKNYNKITXKATFKVTKQNXKITXNRTNKVGYGSKVYVKGQLTDKHGKIIRNTVITININGKIIRAKTNXKGIYNHSLTTTKLGXNNITVTYPGNKNYNKITKKXTFTVTKQTVKITTNTKQVKXTKKVTVTGKLTTKDGKALRNSKVTLTINGKKKTAKTNXKGXYTLTVTAKXGKNTLIASFTGNKYYNKYTGAKKVFSIA; the protein is encoded by the coding sequence ATACCAGCAACAAAATACACWSAAAGCGTAACAATMACWGGAACACTCAAAGACAAAAACRGTAAAACACTAKCAAACCAAAACATMMAACTAAACATWAACGGWAAAACAGTCACAGKAAAAACAGATAAAAACGGAGCATACTCCTACAAACAYAYWACAAACAAAGTAGGMACCAACAACYTRACAGTAACATTTGCTGGCAATAATAACTACAACAGTGCMAATACMMRGACAACATTYACAGTAAACAAACAAGACACCACWATCACATTAAACAATATAAAATCCACATACACCAGCAACGCAACAATMACMGGAAAACTCACRACCMATGAYGGTAAAATATTAGCAAACCAAAACATRMAWYTAAAYATMAACGGYAAAACAGYCACARTAAAAACAGATAAAAAYGGTATATTCACWTACAAGTACCAGACAAACAAAGTWGGAACMAACAACATMACMSYAACWTACAMWGGAAACASTAACTACCAGGGYACAWCACTYARRAAAACATTCACWGTAAGCAAAYTGGAYCTKAAAATMACSATWAACAAAATAACRACAGTTGCATATGGTGAAAAGATAATAATCAAGGGAACATTCAAAGACAAAAAYGGTAAAATACTAGGAAACAGYAAACTAAAACTYAACATCAACGGMAAAACMGYSACAATAAAAGTAAACAAAAACGGARTATTCACMTAYAAACACACCACAMRAAAAGTAGGAACCAACAACATCACCATAACACACCMGGGAACAAAAAACTACAAYAAAATCACCAMRAARGCAACATTCAAAGTAACCAARCAAAACYTWAAAATCACAYTMAACAGGACAAACAAGGTAGGCTACGGATCCAAAGTATACGTCAAAGGACAACTAACCGATAAACAYGGTAAAATAATAAGAAACACAGTAATAACCATAAAYATTAACGGYAAAATMATAAGAGCYAAAACYAAYARYAARGGAATATACAACCAYAGYYTAACAACCACCAAACTAGGAAYCAACAACATCACAGTAACATACCCTGGAAACAAAAACTATAATAAAATCACCAAGAAARCMACATTCACAGTAACTAAACAAACAGTAAAAATAACCACAAATACTAAACAGGTAAAARRAACCAAGAAAGTAACAGTYACKGGAAAACTMACGACMAARGATGGTAAAGCATTAAGAAACAGTAAAGTAACACTCACAATYAATGGTAAAAAGAAAACCGCRAAAACAAACAMCAAAGGARYWTACACATTAACAGTYACTGCTAAARCTGGTAAGAATACTTTGATTGCAAGTTTCACAGGAAACAAGTATTATAATAAGTATACTGGAGCTAAAAAAGTMTTCAGTATTGCTTAR